In Nakamurella antarctica, the following are encoded in one genomic region:
- the argJ gene encoding bifunctional glutamate N-acetyltransferase/amino-acid acetyltransferase ArgJ → MTVTGPAGFRAAGVTAGLKASGKPDVALVVNDGPRYDAAAVFTSNRVRAAPVQWCESIIGRGVISAVFLNSGGANACTGPGGYGDTADTAAHVGALLAVPAEQIAICSTGLIGERLPMDKIAAGVLASHAALSATGGSDAAIAIMTTDSVPKNILIQGPGFTVGGMAKGAGMLAPGLATMLVVLTTDAEVGSADLDAALRAATRVTFDRVDSDGATSTNDTVLLLASGASGVRPPQPVLQAVVTKACAGLAHQLIADAEGATKEISIQVVHAATEDDAVEVGRAVARNNLVKTAFFGGDANWGRILAAVGTTRAAFDPHQIDVAINDVWICRGGSVGDDRAGVDMSGREAKVTIDLHAGTEQARIVTNDLSHAYVHENSAYST, encoded by the coding sequence ATGACGGTAACCGGACCAGCAGGATTTAGGGCGGCGGGCGTTACTGCAGGGCTGAAGGCATCGGGGAAACCCGATGTAGCTTTGGTGGTCAACGATGGCCCAAGATATGACGCCGCAGCGGTTTTCACGTCAAATAGGGTCAGGGCTGCGCCAGTCCAATGGTGCGAAAGCATTATCGGGCGCGGCGTCATCTCGGCCGTCTTCCTAAATTCCGGTGGCGCGAATGCGTGCACGGGCCCGGGCGGCTACGGCGACACCGCTGACACAGCAGCGCACGTCGGCGCTTTACTCGCTGTGCCGGCAGAGCAGATTGCAATTTGCAGCACTGGTCTCATCGGTGAACGGTTACCGATGGACAAGATCGCCGCGGGCGTGCTCGCTTCACACGCTGCGCTCAGTGCCACAGGCGGGTCGGACGCCGCCATCGCCATCATGACGACGGACTCCGTGCCGAAGAATATTCTGATCCAGGGCCCGGGTTTTACCGTCGGTGGGATGGCCAAAGGTGCGGGAATGCTAGCCCCCGGGTTAGCCACCATGCTGGTCGTGCTCACTACGGATGCCGAAGTAGGTAGCGCCGACCTTGACGCCGCTCTGCGGGCAGCAACTCGGGTCACATTCGACCGCGTGGATTCAGACGGTGCGACCTCAACCAACGACACCGTGCTCCTGTTGGCCTCCGGTGCGTCCGGAGTTCGGCCTCCTCAGCCCGTCCTACAAGCGGTAGTGACGAAAGCCTGTGCCGGCTTGGCGCATCAATTGATCGCCGACGCAGAAGGCGCCACCAAAGAGATCTCGATTCAGGTGGTCCATGCAGCTACCGAGGATGACGCGGTCGAAGTCGGTCGCGCCGTGGCTCGCAACAATCTGGTCAAGACCGCGTTCTTTGGGGGCGATGCCAACTGGGGCCGGATTCTGGCAGCAGTGGGCACCACCCGCGCTGCTTTCGATCCACACCAGATCGACGTCGCCATCAATGATGTCTGGATCTGCCGGGGTGGCAGCGTTGGCGACGACCGAGCAGGGGTGGATATGAGCGGCCGCGAGGCGAAAGTCACCATTGACCTGCACGCGGGCACTGAACAGGCGAGGATCGTCACTAACGATCTCTCGCACGCCTACGTCCACGAGAACTCGGCGTACTCAACATGA
- the argB gene encoding acetylglutamate kinase, which produces MSASSFGNSSSSNNAAQADSTPAYEQATPRTEGRGRVEAVTAAARAGFLADSLPWLLKWRGQIVVVKYGGNAMTDEHLKSAFAADMVFLRTVGLKPVVVHGGGPQISAMLKRLNVAGEFKGGFRVTTPETMDIVRMVLVGQVGRELVNLINAHGPFAVGMSGEDANLLTAARRTVSVDGVQADIGLVGDVASVNPDAVLDLVAAGRIPVIATVAPDIDGVVHNVNADTAAAALAIALGASKLLMLTDVEGLYSNWPDPASLLSVITADDLEVLLPTLEAGMVPKMEGCLRAVRGGVPRAHVIDGRTPHAVLLEIVTDAGVGTMVIDGARSAATQDNAQIRTAPIAAGPLSSELPVTETDES; this is translated from the coding sequence ATGAGTGCGAGCTCGTTTGGCAACAGCTCTTCTAGCAATAATGCCGCCCAGGCGGATTCGACCCCTGCCTACGAGCAGGCAACTCCCCGGACCGAGGGACGGGGACGCGTGGAAGCCGTGACGGCAGCAGCGCGTGCCGGCTTCCTGGCAGACTCTCTGCCCTGGTTGTTGAAATGGCGAGGCCAAATAGTGGTCGTCAAGTACGGCGGAAACGCAATGACAGATGAGCATCTGAAGTCCGCGTTCGCAGCAGACATGGTGTTCCTCCGCACCGTGGGGCTCAAGCCTGTCGTGGTCCACGGCGGCGGGCCACAGATCAGCGCCATGTTGAAAAGGCTTAATGTGGCGGGAGAGTTCAAGGGCGGATTCCGGGTCACTACGCCGGAAACCATGGACATCGTTCGAATGGTATTGGTCGGGCAGGTGGGCCGGGAGTTGGTGAACCTCATTAACGCGCACGGTCCATTCGCCGTGGGCATGTCTGGCGAGGACGCCAATTTATTGACCGCCGCACGCCGGACGGTCTCAGTTGACGGCGTCCAAGCCGACATCGGCCTGGTGGGCGATGTAGCCAGCGTCAACCCTGACGCGGTTCTCGATCTGGTCGCCGCGGGCCGGATCCCCGTCATCGCGACCGTGGCGCCCGACATCGACGGTGTCGTGCATAACGTGAACGCCGATACCGCCGCCGCTGCGCTAGCGATCGCGTTGGGCGCGTCAAAGCTGTTGATGCTGACCGATGTTGAGGGTTTGTACTCGAACTGGCCAGACCCCGCTTCGCTGCTGTCCGTGATCACCGCAGATGATCTCGAGGTGCTCCTGCCCACTCTGGAGGCGGGGATGGTGCCCAAAATGGAAGGTTGCTTGCGGGCCGTGCGCGGCGGGGTACCCCGCGCGCATGTGATCGATGGCCGTACCCCGCATGCGGTGCTGCTCGAGATCGTCACCGACGCAGGGGTTGGCACGATGGTGATCGACGGCGCCAGATCAGCGGCCACTCAGGACAACGCCCAGATCCGCACTGCGCCGATCGCCGCAGGACCTCTCAGCAGTGAACTCCCAGTGACTGAAACGGACGAGTCGTGA
- a CDS encoding acetylornithine transaminase: MTTQNQDAAVRWQRSLMNNYGVPKVELVSGDGSYVIDAEGKRYLDLLGGIAVNALGHAHPAIVEAVSRQVATLGHVSNFFTHPTVIALAEKLLEIAGAIDDGKVIFCNSGAEANEAAFKMARLTGRPRIITAEGAFHGRTMGALALTGQPAKRIPFEPVPSGVEYIPYGDIDALAGVVDTDVAAVFLEPIMGEAGVVPAPDGYLAAVRKITAERGILLVVDEVQTGIGRTGSWFAHHSAGIRPDVITLAKGLGGGLPIGAAIGIGSAADLIGPGQHGSTFAGNPICAAAALAVLETIAAEGLLDHAAALGKHFISSIESVQHPLIDHVRGAGLLLGVVLTSPIAAHASLAAQHAGFIINAPAAHVLRLAPPLNLTLAQADTFIQALPAILDSIDTPGTPT; this comes from the coding sequence GTGACAACCCAGAACCAAGACGCTGCCGTGCGGTGGCAGCGCTCGTTGATGAATAACTATGGAGTGCCAAAGGTTGAGTTGGTCAGCGGCGATGGCTCTTACGTCATTGACGCTGAGGGCAAGCGCTACCTTGACCTTCTTGGCGGTATCGCAGTGAACGCGCTGGGCCACGCACATCCCGCGATTGTGGAAGCGGTCTCGCGCCAAGTGGCGACACTCGGCCATGTCTCAAACTTTTTTACCCATCCCACTGTGATTGCGCTCGCCGAAAAGCTCCTGGAAATCGCAGGTGCCATCGACGACGGCAAAGTCATCTTCTGCAATTCGGGGGCAGAGGCCAATGAGGCTGCCTTCAAGATGGCGCGGTTGACCGGGCGCCCCCGCATCATCACCGCCGAGGGAGCTTTCCACGGCCGGACAATGGGCGCCTTAGCTCTCACCGGCCAGCCCGCTAAAAGGATCCCGTTTGAGCCGGTTCCCAGCGGAGTTGAATATATTCCTTACGGCGACATCGACGCTCTAGCTGGCGTTGTCGACACAGATGTGGCAGCAGTCTTTCTGGAGCCGATCATGGGCGAGGCTGGCGTTGTCCCGGCGCCGGATGGGTATCTCGCCGCCGTGCGAAAGATCACCGCAGAGCGTGGCATCCTGCTCGTCGTCGACGAAGTGCAGACCGGCATCGGCAGAACGGGGAGCTGGTTCGCCCATCACAGTGCGGGTATCCGTCCGGACGTCATCACGCTGGCCAAGGGGTTGGGGGGTGGCCTGCCGATAGGCGCGGCCATTGGTATTGGCAGCGCCGCCGACCTGATCGGGCCGGGTCAGCACGGTTCGACTTTTGCCGGAAATCCGATATGTGCTGCTGCCGCTCTAGCAGTGCTCGAAACCATCGCAGCAGAGGGACTTTTGGATCACGCCGCGGCGTTGGGGAAGCACTTCATTAGCAGCATCGAGAGCGTGCAGCATCCGCTGATCGACCATGTTCGCGGTGCAGGGTTACTGCTCGGAGTAGTCCTGACATCTCCCATCGCCGCTCACGCGTCGCTCGCCGCCCAGCACGCTGGCTTCATCATTAATGCGCCAGCTGCACACGTCCTCCGGCTTGCACCGCCCCTGAATCTGACGCTTGCGCAAGCGGATACGTTCATTCAGGCCCTTCCAGCCATCCTCGACAGCATCGACACCCCAGGGACTCCTACATGA
- the argF gene encoding ornithine carbamoyltransferase: MIRHFLRDDDLSPEELLTVLDRADLYKRNRTGFTPLAGKAVAVVFEKNSTRTRLSFEIGIAQLGGQPVIVDGRTSQLGREETIEDTSRVLSRYVDAIAIRTFAQRRIDALASVSTVPVINALTDEFHPCQVLADLQTIRERKGALAGLTLTYLGDGNNNMAHSLMLGGTNAGMHVRVASPDGFEPLPQVAVDAKERGHLTGGSYTQIVDPQAAVDGADVLVTDSWTSMGQENDGLDRVGPFRPYQVNAALLARAEAGAIVLHCLPAHRGFEITDEVLDGAASAVWDEAENRLHAQKALLSYLLEIADLGL; this comes from the coding sequence ATGATTCGGCATTTTCTTCGCGACGACGACCTTTCTCCCGAGGAGCTCTTGACCGTCTTGGATCGCGCAGATCTCTACAAGAGAAACCGCACCGGCTTCACCCCGCTGGCGGGTAAAGCCGTCGCCGTCGTGTTCGAGAAGAACTCGACCCGCACGCGGTTGTCATTCGAGATCGGAATCGCGCAGTTGGGCGGTCAGCCCGTAATCGTAGATGGGCGCACCTCGCAGCTTGGCCGCGAAGAAACCATCGAGGACACTTCGCGGGTGCTGTCGCGCTACGTGGACGCCATCGCTATTCGCACGTTCGCGCAACGTCGCATCGATGCTTTGGCCAGTGTTTCCACCGTGCCGGTCATCAACGCGTTGACCGATGAGTTCCACCCCTGCCAGGTACTTGCCGATTTGCAAACCATCAGGGAGCGCAAGGGAGCACTGGCCGGGCTTACCCTCACTTACCTCGGGGACGGCAACAACAACATGGCCCATTCGCTGATGTTGGGAGGCACGAACGCGGGCATGCACGTCCGAGTGGCGTCCCCCGACGGGTTCGAGCCGCTGCCCCAGGTAGCAGTTGACGCCAAGGAGAGGGGCCATCTCACTGGTGGGTCCTACACCCAGATCGTCGATCCACAGGCAGCTGTCGACGGTGCGGACGTATTGGTCACGGATTCTTGGACCTCGATGGGCCAAGAAAATGACGGGCTGGACCGAGTCGGCCCCTTCCGGCCTTACCAAGTCAATGCGGCCCTGCTTGCCCGCGCCGAAGCCGGGGCTATCGTGCTGCACTGCTTGCCAGCCCACCGCGGCTTCGAGATCACCGATGAGGTCCTTGACGGTGCGGCTTCTGCAGTGTGGGACGAGGCCGAAAACCGGCTGCACGCCCAAAAAGCTCTACTCAGTTACCTTCTCGAGATCGCGGACCTGGGGCTGTAA
- a CDS encoding arginine repressor: MTHAPGSPGTKAARLSRITEVIREQAVRSQAELAALVAARGFDVTQATLSRDLEELGAIKVRGVDGGAPVYVIPEDGSKRPMAGGTSRLSRLLAELLVSYDGAANLAVLRTPPGAAQFLASAIDRASLDDVVGTIAGDDTIFVVARDGLTGAALGRRLADLAHPPGAGGA; encoded by the coding sequence ATGACACATGCGCCGGGATCGCCGGGGACCAAAGCCGCCAGGCTTTCTCGGATCACAGAAGTGATTCGGGAGCAGGCCGTCCGATCGCAGGCTGAGCTAGCTGCTCTGGTGGCTGCGCGGGGGTTTGACGTCACACAGGCCACGCTCTCGAGGGATCTCGAGGAATTGGGGGCGATCAAGGTGAGGGGTGTCGACGGTGGCGCGCCGGTGTACGTGATCCCCGAAGACGGCAGCAAAAGACCGATGGCGGGTGGCACATCCCGACTCTCGCGGCTCCTCGCCGAGTTGCTGGTCTCCTACGACGGCGCAGCAAATTTGGCTGTTCTCCGCACACCACCGGGCGCCGCTCAATTCCTGGCCAGCGCAATCGATCGGGCCAGCCTGGATGACGTGGTGGGAACGATTGCCGGTGACGACACCATTTTTGTGGTCGCAAGGGACGGACTTACGGGAGCAGCCTTGGGCCGCAGACTTGCCGATCTTGCGCACCCCCCGGGGGCGGGGGGCGCCTAG
- the argH gene encoding argininosuccinate lyase, whose translation MSTPGQPLKLWGGRFAGGPAPEMVALSASTHFDFRLAPYDIAGSRAHAKVLNAAGLLTAQELSGMLTALDELAADVESGRFVATAADEDVHTALERGLIERAGVDLGGKLRAGRSRNDQVATLFRVYLRDAARRVAVLVTDLQSAFLDQAERHHAAAMPGRTHFQHAQPVLLAHHLAAHTQALARDIDRIRDWDKRAAISPYGSGALAGSSLGLDPAAIAKELGLDVPSANSIDGTASRDFAAELAFVLAMLAVDISRWAEEVIIFTTVEFGYAKLDDSYATGSSIMPQKKNPDIAELARGKTGRLIGNLTGLLATLKALPLAYNRDLQEDKEPLFDSLEQLELLLPAVTGLTATLTFNLPRMAQMAPAGFSLATDIAEFLVRGGVPFRVAHEAAGECVQLAESSNRELNDLTDAEFAAINGGLTPQVREVLTVAGSMASRDSVGGTAPARVAEQVADLRVRIEGDRAWLARSSL comes from the coding sequence ATGAGTACTCCGGGCCAGCCCTTGAAGCTGTGGGGCGGCCGGTTTGCCGGCGGCCCTGCGCCTGAGATGGTAGCGCTCAGCGCCTCCACTCACTTCGACTTTCGTTTGGCGCCCTACGATATCGCCGGGTCCCGTGCGCATGCCAAGGTGCTCAATGCCGCCGGATTGCTAACGGCGCAGGAGCTTTCAGGGATGCTTACGGCGCTCGATGAGCTCGCTGCCGATGTCGAGTCGGGCAGATTTGTTGCCACGGCAGCGGACGAGGATGTGCACACCGCTTTGGAGCGCGGCCTCATCGAGCGCGCTGGCGTTGATCTGGGCGGAAAGCTTCGAGCTGGCCGTTCCCGAAACGACCAGGTAGCAACGTTGTTTCGGGTGTACCTGCGGGACGCAGCGCGCCGAGTGGCTGTGCTTGTCACCGATTTGCAATCGGCGTTCCTTGACCAAGCTGAGCGACATCACGCAGCTGCGATGCCGGGCCGAACGCACTTCCAGCATGCTCAGCCGGTGCTTCTCGCGCATCACCTTGCTGCTCACACCCAAGCATTGGCCCGCGATATCGACCGGATTCGAGACTGGGACAAGCGAGCGGCTATCTCCCCGTACGGTTCAGGCGCGCTTGCTGGTTCATCGCTGGGTTTAGATCCTGCAGCTATCGCCAAGGAGTTGGGCCTCGACGTTCCCTCCGCTAATTCCATCGATGGCACTGCCTCCAGAGATTTTGCTGCCGAGCTGGCGTTCGTTCTCGCTATGTTGGCGGTCGACATCTCAAGGTGGGCAGAGGAAGTCATCATTTTCACCACCGTCGAATTCGGGTACGCGAAGTTGGATGATTCCTACGCCACCGGATCTTCCATCATGCCGCAGAAAAAAAACCCGGACATTGCGGAATTGGCACGTGGAAAGACGGGTCGATTGATCGGAAACTTGACCGGCCTACTCGCCACACTCAAGGCGCTTCCCTTGGCATATAACCGGGATCTGCAGGAGGACAAGGAGCCACTCTTCGATTCGCTGGAGCAGCTGGAGCTATTGCTTCCAGCGGTCACCGGACTCACTGCCACCCTGACCTTCAACCTGCCACGAATGGCCCAGATGGCTCCGGCGGGCTTTTCCCTTGCGACCGATATCGCCGAGTTTTTAGTACGTGGTGGTGTTCCGTTCCGAGTTGCCCACGAGGCGGCCGGAGAGTGCGTGCAGCTGGCCGAGTCGTCCAACCGGGAGCTGAACGACCTGACCGACGCAGAGTTCGCGGCGATCAATGGGGGACTCACGCCCCAGGTCCGAGAGGTGTTGACTGTGGCTGGTTCGATGGCTTCGCGCGATTCGGTGGGCGGCACGGCGCCAGCGCGGGTTGCCGAACAAGTGGCTGATCTGCGCGTCCGAATCGAAGGGGATCGAGCGTGGCTTGCACGATCCTCGCTGTAG
- a CDS encoding DNA-3-methyladenine glycosylase, producing MGPRLTRPFFSRPSMEVAADLLGRIIVTGEWEDRVAVRITETEAYGGATDPASHAFRGLTPRNAVMFGPAGHLYLYFIYGMHWCANIVTGLPGEASAVLLRAGEVIDGVDTARRRGSAGVADPALASGPARLTKVLGLGAAQVSSAPNGGDLCAPASPMRLMGGTFAGPVNTVTGPRVGVSSAHDLPLRFSIAGEASVSQYRRHVRRTRLSSP from the coding sequence ATGGGTCCCCGCCTGACTCGGCCGTTCTTCAGCAGGCCCAGCATGGAGGTTGCGGCCGACCTACTTGGTCGCATCATCGTTACCGGCGAGTGGGAGGACCGGGTGGCGGTGCGGATTACCGAGACCGAGGCATACGGGGGTGCAACAGATCCCGCGTCGCATGCCTTCCGAGGACTGACTCCACGCAATGCGGTGATGTTCGGACCGGCCGGTCATCTGTACCTGTACTTCATTTATGGGATGCATTGGTGCGCCAACATTGTGACAGGTCTGCCCGGTGAGGCGAGTGCGGTCTTGCTGCGCGCGGGCGAAGTGATCGATGGGGTTGATACAGCTCGGCGCAGGGGCTCGGCAGGTGTTGCGGACCCCGCATTAGCATCCGGTCCTGCGCGTCTGACGAAGGTCCTGGGACTCGGAGCTGCGCAGGTGTCAAGTGCCCCGAACGGCGGTGACCTGTGTGCGCCGGCGTCGCCCATGAGGCTGATGGGTGGAACCTTCGCAGGGCCAGTGAATACCGTGACCGGCCCGCGGGTCGGAGTTTCTAGTGCCCATGACCTACCTCTGCGTTTTTCGATTGCGGGAGAGGCCTCCGTTAGCCAGTACCGTCGTCACGTTCGCAGGACGCGGCTTAGCTCGCCGTGA